The Amycolatopsis sp. DG1A-15b genome window below encodes:
- a CDS encoding DUF1996 domain-containing protein produces the protein MARNSRSPVTGKHRVARRTKIAMGAIGLAIAVGGLAVAVSAGRTGEASADPADPSFFIDINKVPAGSNVNAALKQKGAQGSFTVDCGTNADGSHHNPDNFIAQPGIKNGAQHLHDYVGNVTTDADSSLKSLLAGDTTCKNGDQSAYFWPVIRVDREDEAADQSKNQKAKQEQQGKTGDVQQDKTAQDAKDAQDQNQRERRGQGGGRTGLGTQQQGDQNDGQQQQRRQREQQQNNQQQDQNQNDQNKNQQQNQNQQQNQQNKNQQQDQNKNQQNQQGKNQDQNKDQAAQEELGGPQGANEEVGDNDGEIIEPESATLKFIGGGAQNVVAMPLGLKILYGDAKQSTNGPKNARPSWTCTGFEDRLTDKYPICPQGSKVERIHAFPNCWDGKNTDSADHRSHIVFADQQGKCPQGFKNVPQLQVTLVYDVPQDVQQNKQYKVDAFAQEAHNPKSDHDDFANVMSKQIMGRLVNCINSGKACAE, from the coding sequence GCGATCGCCGTCGGCGGACTCGCCGTGGCGGTCTCCGCGGGGCGCACGGGCGAAGCCAGCGCGGACCCCGCGGACCCGTCGTTCTTCATCGACATCAACAAGGTTCCCGCCGGCAGCAACGTGAACGCGGCCTTGAAGCAGAAGGGCGCCCAGGGTTCCTTCACCGTCGACTGTGGAACGAACGCGGACGGCTCGCACCACAACCCGGACAACTTCATCGCGCAGCCCGGGATCAAGAACGGCGCCCAGCACCTGCACGACTACGTCGGCAACGTGACGACCGACGCCGATTCGAGCCTCAAGAGCCTGCTCGCCGGCGACACCACCTGCAAGAACGGTGACCAGTCGGCGTACTTCTGGCCCGTGATCCGCGTCGACCGCGAAGACGAGGCGGCCGACCAGAGCAAGAACCAGAAGGCCAAGCAGGAGCAGCAGGGCAAGACCGGCGACGTCCAGCAGGACAAGACCGCGCAGGACGCGAAGGACGCGCAGGACCAGAACCAGCGTGAGCGCCGCGGTCAGGGCGGCGGCCGGACCGGGCTGGGCACCCAGCAGCAGGGTGACCAGAACGACGGTCAGCAGCAGCAGCGCCGTCAGCGCGAACAGCAGCAGAACAACCAGCAGCAGGACCAGAACCAGAACGACCAGAACAAGAACCAGCAGCAGAACCAGAACCAACAGCAGAACCAGCAGAACAAGAACCAGCAGCAGGACCAGAACAAGAACCAGCAGAACCAGCAGGGCAAGAACCAGGACCAGAACAAGGACCAGGCCGCGCAGGAAGAGCTCGGCGGTCCGCAGGGCGCGAACGAAGAGGTCGGCGACAACGACGGCGAGATCATCGAGCCGGAGTCCGCGACGCTGAAGTTCATCGGCGGTGGCGCGCAGAACGTCGTCGCGATGCCGCTCGGCCTGAAGATCCTCTACGGTGACGCCAAGCAGAGCACCAACGGCCCGAAGAACGCCCGGCCCAGCTGGACCTGCACCGGGTTCGAGGACCGGCTGACCGACAAGTACCCGATCTGCCCGCAGGGCAGCAAGGTCGAGCGGATCCACGCCTTCCCGAACTGCTGGGACGGCAAGAACACCGACAGCGCGGACCACCGCAGTCACATCGTGTTCGCCGACCAGCAGGGCAAGTGCCCGCAGGGGTTCAAGAACGTGCCCCAGCTGCAGGTCACCCTGGTGTACGACGTCCCGCAGGACGTCCAGCAGAACAAGCAGTACAAAGTGGACGCGTTCGCCCAGGAAGCGCACAACCCGAAGTCCGACCACGACGACTTCGCGAACGTGATGAGCAAGCAGATCATGGGCCGCCTGGTCAACTGCATCAACTCCGGCAAGGCCTGCGCGGAATAA
- a CDS encoding SCO0930 family lipoprotein gives MNRARPAVAAPITVAGLALVAACGTNPYATSGAVQPVVLGAQQQPASAVPAGSAAQLISSTVDGLGTVLADAEGHTLYRYAKDTAKPSNATCAGPCAMTWPPLVSDVPVVAAGVDSALVGLVTRPDGRKQVTVGGWPVYRYAKDTGPGIALGRAAGADWAAIAPTGEKAGTEPPTLGTTEIDGLGPVLTDTDGRTLYLFTKDGKDSGKSACDAACARKWPPLEADGRTTVADGIDAGLVGRIRRPDGTSQVTVGGWPVYRYASDDEPGTATGHGAGGTWYALEPNGCKADPARRPAVQQAVATSSGGY, from the coding sequence ATGAACCGTGCTCGCCCGGCTGTCGCCGCACCGATCACCGTTGCCGGACTCGCGCTGGTCGCGGCCTGCGGGACCAACCCGTACGCCACCTCCGGTGCCGTCCAGCCGGTGGTGCTCGGGGCGCAGCAGCAGCCGGCGAGCGCGGTCCCGGCCGGCTCCGCGGCCCAGCTGATTTCCTCCACTGTGGACGGACTGGGCACGGTACTGGCCGACGCGGAAGGGCACACGCTCTACCGCTACGCGAAGGACACGGCCAAGCCGTCGAATGCCACCTGCGCCGGTCCGTGCGCGATGACGTGGCCGCCGCTGGTTTCCGACGTCCCGGTGGTCGCCGCCGGGGTGGACAGCGCGCTGGTCGGCCTGGTCACCCGGCCCGACGGCCGCAAGCAGGTGACGGTCGGCGGCTGGCCGGTCTACCGGTACGCGAAGGACACCGGGCCGGGCATCGCGCTCGGCCGGGCGGCCGGCGCGGACTGGGCGGCGATCGCACCGACGGGGGAGAAGGCGGGCACCGAGCCGCCGACCCTCGGCACGACGGAGATCGACGGCCTCGGGCCGGTCCTCACGGACACCGACGGCCGCACGCTCTACCTCTTCACCAAGGACGGCAAGGACTCCGGAAAGTCCGCTTGCGACGCGGCCTGCGCGCGGAAGTGGCCACCGCTGGAGGCCGACGGCCGCACCACCGTCGCCGACGGCATCGACGCCGGACTGGTCGGCCGCATCCGCCGGCCGGACGGCACGAGCCAGGTGACGGTCGGCGGCTGGCCGGTGTACCGGTACGCGTCGGACGACGAGCCGGGAACGGCAACCGGCCACGGCGCGGGCGGCACCTGGTACGCATTGGAACCCAACGGCTGCAAGGCGGACCCGGCTCGCCGGCCGGCGGTCCAGCAGGCAGTGGCAACCTCCTCCGGCGGGTACTGA
- a CDS encoding Lrp/AsnC family transcriptional regulator: MSEESAMLAEQDLKLADALQAAPRASWSTLGDALGLGAVTVSRRWDALVERGEAWLTAYAGGELIERLAAAFVSIDCEPGAVFPVAAVLAADVHVATVEHVAGPGDLLAHVVAPSLRELGAHVASRVAAIPGVARVRTTLSPRIFTEGSRWRVRAISPGQREALSAKPARQRTPLRFDAADRALILALGADARASAAALADSLGVGATTVRRRLDGLLGRGAIRIRCEIARPASPAPVTVTLWLRVPPDKLETTARSLAMVPEVRMCAALTGAANLMLVLWLPSSHDVLSVEAQLAAKLPWLEITGRAVTLRSVKLMGRLLDFEGRGTGRVPLDFWAAVPVPEHGDRSVHRSGG; encoded by the coding sequence ATGAGCGAAGAATCCGCCATGTTGGCCGAGCAGGACCTCAAACTGGCCGACGCCCTCCAGGCGGCGCCGCGGGCGTCGTGGTCGACGCTCGGGGACGCGCTCGGCCTGGGCGCGGTGACCGTGTCCCGCCGCTGGGACGCGCTCGTGGAGCGCGGGGAAGCGTGGCTCACCGCTTACGCCGGCGGCGAGCTGATCGAGCGGCTGGCCGCGGCCTTCGTGTCGATCGACTGCGAGCCCGGGGCGGTTTTCCCGGTGGCCGCCGTGCTGGCCGCGGACGTCCACGTGGCCACGGTCGAGCACGTGGCCGGGCCGGGCGATCTGCTCGCCCACGTCGTCGCGCCGTCCCTGAGGGAGCTGGGCGCGCACGTGGCGAGCCGGGTGGCGGCGATCCCCGGCGTGGCGCGGGTGCGGACGACGCTGTCCCCGCGGATCTTCACCGAAGGCAGCCGGTGGCGGGTGCGGGCGATCTCACCGGGTCAGCGTGAGGCGTTGTCGGCGAAACCGGCTCGCCAGCGCACACCGCTGCGGTTCGACGCGGCGGACCGCGCGCTGATCCTGGCGCTGGGCGCGGACGCCCGTGCCTCGGCGGCGGCGCTGGCGGACTCGCTCGGTGTCGGGGCGACGACGGTGCGCCGCCGGCTGGACGGGCTGCTCGGCCGTGGCGCGATCCGCATCCGCTGCGAGATCGCGCGGCCGGCGTCACCGGCGCCGGTCACGGTGACGCTGTGGCTGCGGGTCCCGCCCGACAAGCTGGAGACGACGGCCCGGTCGCTGGCGATGGTGCCGGAGGTCCGCATGTGCGCGGCGCTGACCGGGGCGGCGAACCTGATGCTGGTGCTGTGGTTGCCTTCGTCGCACGACGTGCTGTCCGTGGAGGCGCAACTGGCGGCGAAGCTGCCGTGGCTGGAGATCACCGGCCGGGCGGTCACGCTGCGGAGCGTCAAGCTGATGGGCCGGTTGCTCGACTTCGAGGGCCGGGGAACGGGCCGGGTGCCGCTGGACTTCTGGGCCGCGGTCCCCGTGCCGGAGCACGGGGACCGCAGCGTTCACCGGTCCGGGGGATGA
- a CDS encoding M20 family metallopeptidase, producing the protein MTLRSDAAALLDELVVLRRDLHRIPEIGLHLPRTQDRVLAALDGLPLEITLGKNLSSITAVLRGGQPGGTVLLRGDMDALPVTEASGEEFSSTLDGAMHACGHDLHTAGLVGAARLLAARRQDLPGDVVFMFQPGEEGWDGAGHMIDEGVLRASGKHVDAAYGLHVSAASYAKGQFTARPGTLMAASGALEVRVKGDGGHGSSPHDARDPIPAACEMVTALQTMVTRTFDVFDPVVITVGSFHAGTRRNIIPDDAVFEATLRSFSPEVAARVGERAEQVCRGIAQAHGLDIEVTYEPEYPATVNDADAYDFVAATIRDVFGEERFTEMADPITGSEDFSRVLERVPGAYLFLGACPADPASAPDNHSPRARFDDSVLGDGAALLAELAVRRLALLAG; encoded by the coding sequence ATGACCCTGCGCTCCGATGCCGCCGCCCTCCTCGACGAACTGGTCGTCCTCCGCCGCGACCTGCACCGCATCCCCGAGATCGGCCTCCACCTGCCGCGCACCCAGGACCGGGTCCTCGCCGCCCTGGACGGCCTGCCCCTGGAAATCACCCTCGGCAAGAACCTGTCGTCGATCACCGCGGTCCTGCGCGGCGGCCAACCCGGCGGCACCGTCCTCCTGCGCGGCGACATGGACGCGCTCCCGGTCACCGAGGCCAGCGGCGAGGAGTTCAGCTCGACCCTCGACGGCGCCATGCACGCCTGCGGCCACGACCTCCACACGGCCGGACTGGTCGGCGCGGCCCGCCTGCTCGCCGCTCGCCGGCAAGACCTCCCCGGTGACGTCGTCTTCATGTTCCAGCCCGGCGAAGAGGGCTGGGACGGCGCCGGCCACATGATCGACGAAGGCGTGCTGAGGGCGTCCGGCAAGCACGTCGACGCCGCCTACGGCCTGCACGTTTCGGCCGCCAGCTACGCGAAGGGCCAGTTCACCGCCCGGCCGGGCACGCTGATGGCGGCCTCGGGCGCCCTCGAGGTCCGGGTGAAGGGCGACGGCGGCCACGGCTCGTCCCCGCACGACGCCCGCGACCCCATCCCCGCGGCCTGCGAGATGGTGACCGCCCTGCAGACGATGGTCACGCGCACCTTCGACGTCTTCGACCCGGTCGTGATCACCGTCGGCTCGTTCCACGCCGGCACCCGGCGCAACATCATCCCGGACGACGCGGTGTTCGAGGCGACGCTGCGGTCGTTCTCGCCGGAAGTCGCGGCCCGGGTCGGCGAGCGCGCGGAGCAGGTCTGCCGCGGCATCGCGCAAGCCCACGGCCTCGACATCGAAGTCACCTACGAACCCGAGTACCCCGCGACGGTCAACGACGCCGACGCCTACGACTTCGTGGCCGCCACGATCCGCGACGTCTTCGGCGAGGAGCGCTTCACCGAGATGGCCGATCCGATCACCGGTTCGGAGGACTTCTCCCGTGTCCTGGAACGGGTTCCCGGGGCCTATCTCTTCCTCGGCGCGTGCCCGGCGGACCCGGCGAGCGCCCCGGACAACCACTCACCGCGGGCGCGCTTCGACGACAGCGTGCTCGGCGACGGCGCCGCGCTGCTGGCCGAGCTCGCTGTCCGCCGCCTCGCGCTCCTGGCCGGGTGA
- a CDS encoding amidohydrolase family protein has translation MTRTVFTGGSVFDGTGADPAPADVVVEHGRIIDVGTGLDGDEGVDCTGTVLLPGLFDCHVHVTISDIGLLSRVQKPFSYQFYEAARNLWATLGLGITTVRDAAGADLGIKQAVDDGLIPGPRLQISIGLISPTGGHGDAWNPSGLCVPLLVPHPGRPETTVDGPDEMRRVARTLLRAGADVLKVCTTGGVLSPRDDPRHAQFTPEELDVLVTEAAMQGRPVMAHAQGAAGIKNAVRAGARSIEHGIYLDDEAIELMLGRGTWLVPTLIAPVNVVRAADAGVDLPAAVVAKAREVVEAHRDSVRRAYAAGVRIAMGTDSGVGPHGTNLEELALMAACGMKPGDVLEATTSSAARLMGLDGELGRLEPGLRADVVVVAGDPYDFPALASNIREVWKDGIRVV, from the coding sequence GTGACGCGCACGGTGTTCACCGGCGGCTCGGTGTTCGACGGCACCGGCGCGGACCCGGCACCGGCCGACGTCGTCGTCGAGCACGGCCGGATCATCGACGTCGGAACCGGCCTGGACGGCGACGAAGGCGTCGACTGCACCGGCACGGTGCTGCTGCCGGGGCTGTTCGACTGCCACGTGCACGTGACGATCTCGGACATCGGGCTGCTGTCCCGGGTGCAGAAGCCGTTCTCCTACCAGTTCTACGAAGCCGCGCGGAACCTCTGGGCGACCCTCGGGCTGGGGATCACGACGGTCCGCGACGCGGCGGGCGCGGACCTCGGCATCAAGCAGGCGGTGGACGACGGGCTGATCCCCGGCCCGCGGCTGCAGATCTCGATCGGCTTGATCAGCCCGACCGGCGGCCACGGCGACGCGTGGAACCCCTCGGGGCTGTGCGTCCCGCTGCTGGTCCCGCACCCGGGCCGGCCGGAGACCACGGTCGACGGTCCCGACGAGATGCGCCGGGTGGCCAGGACACTGCTGCGCGCGGGCGCGGACGTGCTCAAGGTCTGCACGACCGGCGGCGTGCTGTCCCCGCGCGACGACCCGCGGCACGCGCAGTTCACCCCGGAGGAGCTGGACGTCCTGGTGACGGAGGCGGCGATGCAGGGCCGCCCGGTGATGGCGCACGCCCAGGGCGCGGCGGGCATCAAGAACGCGGTCCGCGCGGGCGCGCGTTCGATCGAGCACGGGATCTACCTCGACGACGAAGCGATCGAGCTGATGCTCGGCCGCGGAACCTGGCTGGTGCCGACGCTGATCGCCCCGGTCAACGTGGTCCGCGCGGCCGACGCGGGTGTCGACCTCCCGGCGGCGGTGGTGGCGAAGGCCCGTGAAGTGGTGGAGGCCCACCGGGACTCGGTCCGCCGCGCGTACGCGGCGGGCGTCCGGATCGCGATGGGCACGGACAGCGGAGTGGGGCCGCACGGGACGAACCTCGAGGAACTGGCCCTGATGGCGGCGTGCGGCATGAAACCGGGGGACGTCCTGGAGGCCACGACCTCATCGGCGGCCCGGTTGATGGGCCTGGACGGCGAACTGGGCCGCCTGGAGCCGGGCCTGCGGGCGGACGTCGTGGTGGTGGCCGGGGATCCGTACGACTTCCCGGCGCTGGCGTCGAACATCCGGGAGGTCTGGAAGGACGGCATCCGCGTGGTCTGA
- a CDS encoding alpha/beta hydrolase: MISESRCPVEDGELLVRRGGEGPALLLIAGGTGSGDAYRALAKQLYADYTVITYDRRGHFGSTDTTTGPVPVSLQADDALAVLDHAADGPARVFGSSAGALIGLDLVARHPDRVTTLVAHEPPAVHLMPDAGGWLEAAAEQVRLARSGELMAAVTRFADAIAGAALPNLPNLRLPHEAEWIRLFDRELTEFFDYLPDLRALRKASTEIVPVAGEGSRGRYHYQPAKILALELGLPFTELPGSHLAPQRNPAKFAAALRELLSPEL, encoded by the coding sequence ATGATCTCGGAAAGCCGTTGCCCGGTGGAGGACGGTGAGCTCCTCGTCCGCCGTGGCGGCGAGGGCCCGGCACTGCTGCTGATCGCGGGCGGCACCGGATCGGGCGACGCCTACCGCGCGCTGGCGAAGCAGCTGTACGCGGACTACACCGTGATCACCTACGATCGCCGCGGCCACTTCGGCAGCACGGACACGACGACGGGCCCGGTCCCGGTTTCCCTGCAGGCGGACGACGCACTGGCCGTCCTCGACCACGCGGCCGACGGCCCGGCCCGGGTGTTCGGCTCCAGCGCGGGCGCCCTGATCGGCCTCGACCTCGTCGCCCGGCACCCGGACCGCGTGACGACGCTGGTCGCGCACGAACCCCCGGCGGTGCACCTGATGCCGGACGCGGGCGGCTGGCTCGAAGCGGCGGCCGAACAGGTCCGGCTGGCCCGTTCGGGTGAGCTGATGGCCGCGGTGACGCGCTTCGCGGACGCGATCGCGGGCGCGGCCCTGCCGAACCTGCCGAACCTCCGCCTCCCCCACGAAGCCGAGTGGATCCGGCTGTTCGACCGTGAGCTGACGGAGTTCTTCGACTACCTGCCGGACCTGCGGGCGCTGCGCAAGGCGAGCACGGAGATCGTCCCGGTGGCGGGCGAGGGCAGCCGGGGCCGCTACCACTACCAGCCGGCGAAGATCCTGGCGCTGGAACTGGGATTGCCGTTCACCGAGCTGCCGGGGTCGCACCTGGCACCGCAGCGGAACCCGGCGAAGTTCGCCGCGGCACTGCGGGAGCTGCTGAGCCCGGAGCTCTGA
- a CDS encoding RidA family protein, whose amino-acid sequence MAQRRAILSGSTFEEQIGYARAVVHGDRVYVSGTTGFDYRAMTISDDVAEQAAQCLRNIEAALAEAGCTFADVVRVRYLLPSREDFEPCWPVLRKAFADVRPAATMLECRLADPRMKIEIEVDAHLPG is encoded by the coding sequence ATGGCACAACGGCGAGCGATCCTCAGCGGGTCGACCTTCGAAGAGCAGATCGGCTACGCCCGGGCGGTGGTCCACGGCGACCGCGTGTACGTCTCGGGCACCACCGGTTTCGACTACCGGGCGATGACGATCTCCGACGACGTCGCCGAGCAGGCGGCCCAGTGCCTGCGCAACATCGAAGCGGCGCTGGCCGAGGCGGGCTGCACGTTCGCGGACGTGGTCCGCGTCCGCTACCTGCTGCCTTCGCGCGAGGACTTCGAGCCGTGCTGGCCGGTGCTGCGCAAGGCGTTCGCGGACGTCCGCCCGGCCGCGACGATGCTGGAGTGCCGCCTGGCGGACCCGCGCATGAAGATCGAGATCGAGGTGGACGCCCACCTGCCGGGCTAG
- a CDS encoding steroid 3-ketoacyl-CoA thiolase — translation MGVPVIVEAVRTPIGKRNGLLAGLHAAELLGAAQLALLDRAGIDPALVEQLIGGCVTQAGEQSNNVTRTAWLHAGLPETAGATTIDAQCGSAQQATHLVAGLIAAGAIEAGVACGVEAMSRVPLGANRAGASPRPSSWSIDLPNQYGAAERIAVRRGLTREDVDAFGAASQQKAAAAWEAGHFDREVVPVKAPVLSDSGDPTGETRLVARDQGLRETTAEGLARLKPVVEDGIHTAGTSSQISDGAAALLLLDADRAAALGLRPRARIVAQALVGAEPYYHLDGPIRATERVLSRAGMTVGDVDLFEVNEAFASVALSWQQVVSPDPSRVNVNGGAIALGHPVGSTGARLLTTALHELERRDASTALVTMCAGGALATASIIERL, via the coding sequence ATGGGCGTGCCGGTCATCGTCGAAGCCGTGCGGACCCCGATCGGCAAGCGGAACGGGCTGCTCGCCGGCCTGCACGCGGCCGAGCTGCTGGGTGCCGCGCAGCTCGCCCTGCTGGACCGCGCCGGGATCGACCCGGCCCTCGTCGAACAGCTCATCGGCGGCTGCGTCACGCAGGCCGGTGAGCAGTCGAACAACGTCACGCGCACGGCGTGGCTGCACGCCGGCCTGCCCGAGACGGCGGGCGCGACGACGATCGACGCCCAGTGCGGCTCGGCGCAGCAGGCCACCCACCTCGTCGCCGGCCTGATCGCGGCGGGTGCCATCGAGGCCGGCGTCGCGTGCGGGGTCGAGGCGATGAGCCGGGTCCCGCTGGGCGCGAACCGGGCCGGCGCTTCACCGCGGCCGTCGTCGTGGTCGATCGACCTGCCCAACCAGTACGGCGCGGCGGAGCGGATCGCGGTCCGCCGCGGCCTGACCCGGGAGGACGTCGACGCGTTCGGCGCGGCGTCCCAGCAGAAGGCGGCGGCTGCCTGGGAGGCAGGCCACTTCGACCGCGAGGTGGTGCCGGTGAAGGCCCCGGTCCTGTCCGATTCGGGTGATCCGACGGGGGAAACGCGCTTGGTCGCGCGCGACCAGGGCCTGCGTGAAACGACGGCCGAAGGCCTCGCCCGGCTCAAGCCGGTGGTGGAGGACGGCATCCACACGGCGGGCACGTCTTCCCAGATCTCCGACGGCGCGGCGGCCCTGCTCCTGCTGGACGCCGACCGGGCCGCGGCGCTGGGGCTGCGTCCCCGGGCGCGGATCGTGGCGCAGGCACTGGTCGGCGCCGAGCCGTACTACCACCTGGACGGCCCGATCCGCGCGACGGAACGGGTGCTGTCCCGGGCCGGGATGACCGTGGGTGACGTGGACCTGTTCGAGGTCAACGAGGCGTTCGCCTCGGTCGCGTTGTCCTGGCAGCAGGTGGTTTCGCCGGACCCGTCCCGGGTGAACGTCAACGGCGGCGCGATCGCCCTCGGCCACCCGGTGGGCAGCACGGGAGCCCGCCTGCTGACGACGGCGTTGCACGAGCTGGAGCGCCGGGACGCCTCGACGGCCCTGGTGACGATGTGCGCGGGCGGCGCGCTGGCCACCGCGTCGATCATCGAACGGCTCTAG
- a CDS encoding cytochrome P450, translating into MAAPLIPAGFDFTDPDLLAQRLPVAEFAELRRTAPVWWNPQKHNTAGFRDDGYWVVSRHADVKEVSRDSTLYSSREKTAIIRFDENMTEDNLEANRLVLLNMDAPQHTKLRRIVSKGFTPRSISKLEDTLRDRAERIVSEAKKKGSGDFVTDVACELPLQAIAELIGIPQEDRLKIFDWSNQMVAYDDPEYEVEPLEASTQLIGYAWNMAEDRRRCPMDDIVTKLIQADVDGEELGSDEFGFFVILLAVAGNETTRNSITHGMKALLDHPDQWEIFKDQRPKTAPDEIVRWATPVIAFQRTATRDTELGGAHIRKGDRVGMFYSSANFDHEVFQDPEKFDVLREDNPHVGFGGTGSHYCIGANLARLQIDLIFNAIADVMPNITEAAPPVRLRSSWLNGIKHYPVNYG; encoded by the coding sequence GTGGCCGCTCCGCTCATCCCCGCCGGGTTCGACTTCACCGATCCCGATCTCTTGGCACAGCGACTTCCCGTCGCCGAGTTCGCCGAACTCCGGCGAACCGCCCCGGTGTGGTGGAACCCCCAGAAGCACAACACCGCGGGCTTCCGCGACGACGGCTATTGGGTCGTCTCGCGGCACGCGGACGTCAAGGAGGTCTCGCGCGACAGCACGCTCTACTCGTCGCGGGAGAAGACCGCCATCATCCGCTTCGACGAGAACATGACCGAGGACAACCTCGAAGCGAACCGCCTGGTGTTGCTCAACATGGACGCCCCGCAGCACACCAAGCTGCGGCGGATCGTGTCCAAGGGCTTCACCCCGCGGTCCATCTCGAAGCTCGAGGACACGCTGCGGGACCGCGCCGAACGGATCGTCTCCGAGGCGAAGAAGAAGGGGTCGGGCGACTTCGTCACCGACGTCGCGTGCGAGCTGCCGCTGCAGGCGATCGCCGAGCTGATCGGCATTCCGCAGGAGGACCGGCTGAAGATCTTCGACTGGTCCAACCAGATGGTCGCCTACGACGACCCCGAGTACGAGGTCGAGCCCCTGGAGGCGTCCACCCAGCTCATCGGCTACGCCTGGAACATGGCCGAGGACCGCCGCAGGTGCCCGATGGACGACATCGTCACGAAGCTGATCCAGGCCGACGTCGACGGTGAAGAGCTCGGCTCCGACGAGTTCGGCTTCTTCGTGATCCTGCTTGCCGTCGCGGGCAACGAGACCACGCGCAACTCCATCACCCACGGCATGAAGGCCCTCCTGGACCACCCGGACCAGTGGGAGATCTTCAAGGACCAGCGGCCGAAGACCGCCCCCGACGAGATCGTCCGCTGGGCCACTCCGGTGATCGCCTTCCAGCGCACCGCCACCCGGGACACCGAGCTCGGCGGCGCGCACATCCGCAAGGGCGACCGCGTCGGCATGTTCTACAGCTCCGCCAACTTCGACCACGAGGTGTTCCAGGACCCGGAGAAGTTCGACGTGCTCCGCGAGGACAACCCGCACGTGGGCTTCGGCGGCACCGGATCGCACTACTGCATCGGCGCGAACCTGGCCCGGCTGCAGATCGACCTGATCTTCAACGCGATCGCCGACGTGATGCCGAACATCACCGAGGCGGCACCCCCGGTGCGGCTGCGGTCGAGCTGGCTGAACGGCATCAAGCACTACCCGGTGAACTACGGCTGA
- a CDS encoding dienelactone hydrolase family protein: protein MSDIVMFHSVLGLRPVELGFADRLRAAGHHVTTPDLYAGRTAATLDEGFALKDAVGWETITRRARDGVQDLPAETVLVGVSMGAGVVETVLPHRPGTAGVVLLHAMGALPAGHRAGLPAQVHVADPDPIAPPAQVAAWREAAARSGAEARVYTYPGLGHFYTDADGPDHDVAGAELTWERVAAFLSRSSPGSA, encoded by the coding sequence GTGAGCGACATCGTGATGTTCCACTCGGTGCTGGGATTACGGCCCGTCGAGCTCGGTTTCGCCGACCGGCTGCGGGCGGCCGGGCACCACGTCACCACCCCGGACCTCTACGCCGGCCGCACGGCGGCGACCCTCGACGAGGGCTTCGCGCTGAAGGACGCCGTCGGCTGGGAGACCATCACCCGGCGAGCCCGCGACGGCGTGCAGGATCTGCCCGCCGAGACCGTGCTCGTGGGCGTGTCGATGGGGGCGGGTGTCGTCGAGACCGTGCTGCCGCACCGGCCCGGCACCGCCGGCGTCGTGCTCCTGCATGCGATGGGGGCGCTGCCGGCCGGGCACCGCGCGGGCCTGCCGGCGCAGGTCCACGTCGCCGATCCCGACCCGATCGCGCCCCCGGCGCAGGTCGCGGCCTGGCGCGAAGCCGCGGCGCGGTCGGGCGCCGAGGCCCGGGTGTACACCTACCCGGGCCTCGGCCACTTCTACACCGACGCGGACGGCCCCGACCACGACGTGGCCGGGGCCGAACTCACCTGGGAGCGGGTCGCCGCGTTCCTCAGCCGTAGTTCACCGGGTAGTGCTTGA
- a CDS encoding transglutaminase family protein — protein sequence MPSRATVDVEFAIRVTEPGPAAISVSAAHADTDELRVSWHGPGRPVEFAHGTRAEVFDLPAGEHRVSYHAERVFTDPEPEPVTLADVIVFTRPSRYCPSDRVAGLVPPELRNLENRGKQVEAVVRHVHERLSYVVGSSRPADDAIDTLLAGEGVCRDFAHVCITLCRFLDIPARYVGVYAPGLAPMDFHAVFEAAVDGHWYVFDATRLAPRQTMLRISTGRDAADTAFLATLGGELDFLGSTIFATTDSALPVDDGSGLVVLG from the coding sequence ATGCCATCGCGAGCGACCGTGGACGTCGAGTTCGCCATCCGCGTCACCGAACCCGGGCCCGCGGCGATCTCGGTCTCCGCGGCGCACGCCGACACCGACGAACTCCGCGTGTCCTGGCACGGGCCCGGCCGGCCCGTCGAGTTCGCGCACGGCACCCGGGCCGAGGTGTTCGACCTGCCCGCCGGCGAGCACCGCGTCAGCTACCACGCCGAGCGCGTGTTCACCGACCCCGAACCCGAGCCCGTGACGCTCGCCGACGTCATCGTGTTCACCCGGCCGAGCCGGTACTGCCCGTCCGATCGCGTCGCCGGGCTCGTGCCGCCGGAGCTGCGCAACCTCGAGAACCGCGGGAAACAGGTCGAAGCCGTCGTCCGGCACGTCCACGAGCGACTGTCCTATGTGGTCGGTTCGAGCCGGCCCGCCGACGACGCGATCGACACCCTGCTCGCCGGCGAAGGCGTCTGCCGCGACTTCGCGCACGTCTGCATCACCCTGTGCCGGTTCCTCGACATCCCCGCGCGCTACGTCGGCGTCTACGCGCCCGGGCTCGCGCCGATGGACTTCCACGCCGTCTTCGAAGCCGCGGTCGACGGTCACTGGTACGTCTTCGACGCCACCCGGCTCGCGCCGCGCCAGACCATGCTCCGGATCTCCACCGGCCGCGACGCCGCCGACACCGCCTTCCTCGCCACGCTCGGCGGCGAACTCGACTTCCTGGGCAGCACCATCTTCGCGACGACGGACTCCGCGCTGCCCGTCGACGACGGATCCGGCCTGGTCGTTCTCGGCTGA